From the genome of Platichthys flesus chromosome 10, fPlaFle2.1, whole genome shotgun sequence:
AATGATTTCCTTTAAAAACACTGAGGTACGGTAATTTATCGTGGTTGGATTAGCGTTTCAGCTCCTGTTTACAGATTTATGTTCCACCCCCTACTGAATGTGAATGAACCTACGCTGTGTGCACCGTGCACAGTAGCATAGTTAGAGTTTCTGTCGTAAGCACCAATGTCACAGAATCCTCTTGTGGTCTTATTCGTTTTCCACAGCGACCAAAGAGCCTCACCTAACTGCCTTTCTCTCACCTGAGAAAACTGACGCCCTCAAACACACCTCTGCAACCTGCCGCTACAGctcatgacctctgacctgttgACCACtgtcatttgttttccttttcaaacgTTCTCCTGACCAACAGAGACGCTGAAGGGATCCTCTTTAGGATTCAAGCTGCTGTTTCTTCAGGATCGTAACTGGTTCTCAAccactgtgttttcattgcttGTCCTTAgttacagatttttttcatgTGAATATTTGTGTTAGTGTCtgattttgttgttatttttgtcaaaaCTGCCGAGTTAGCGGGATGCACACGAGATTTAGCTCAATGTTTAGACCCAGTTATGTTGAGATGATCATGATACAGTTAAAGTAGCACAACGCTTGTTTTTCgatttcacttttttaatttttagaAGCTCCAgaaaatgttgttgtgttgtgttccccTCCCTCCCAAACATACACCGGTGCTGAACAATGTGTTGTCACATTGAAGTCTGTTTATCTCTTTAGTTTTTCTTGCAGCTCTTTATCACATGATTTGAGTGCAAATAAACCACAAGGAAATCCTCAGCTGAGTCCCGTATCTGATTTCAGGTTCTGCCTTTTGAGCTTTATTTGAGTACCTCCAATTTATGCTGCTTTACTCGTCTACCTCAGTAGATTGGGAGgaaaatattgtactttttcaACTGCAGTACTGTAATTTAAAGTTCTACCTCATCCACAAACTACAGGTTTAATATAATTTAGCCTCCACGTTAACCAACTACAACCAGCAAACGCGATCAATGCATCTACATAGAACTGCAGAGAAAGTGCTTATACTTTTGATACTTTGAGGACATTTAGTATAATACATCTGCGTTATAGAATTTGAAAGCcttgagtttttatcaaacatttATACATTGTTACTGGAATTGACTTATTAATCAGCAGAAAAAATAACCAGCaactttatgttttgttttaagcaTCACCTGTggtgattatatatatttcagaatgattatatttatatttcagaatCTTAACTTTCCTTCCTTTCTACTTTTGATTGCTTTGGTCAGCACTAGTCTGTTTCAACTAATTTATAATTAATAAAGGATTGGATTGGTTTGAAGGGTGCTGTATGAAGAAAGTTTGATAGATTTAATGATATTTGTTCAGTTCTTGAAATCCTCGCTCCTATAACTGTGAGTCTATTAATGAGTACGCATAGTTGCTGATTCTGATGAATTGAGCTTGTGCCTCAGTAGAAGGATCTCAGTTCTCATCCAGCAGCAAACTCTGAATCATCACACAAAGCGAAAGCTGCCCACTTCACACCTCTTATCTTATGAACTAAGGTGAAGTGGGCAATAACTTCTGTGGACTGTGTTATAATCATTTGCTATCTCTGCAAATATTGTGTCAATGAACGTGCTCATGCACCAAGTGCCGTGTCACtacaaaacaatgacaacagGCTTTAGTGTCtctattttctatttctctatttcagatattaaaaaacaaaccatatAACTCTTGTTTTGTGCGTGTAGCATGAGCCTCTAAACCCCACTCGTCAGTGGCACGGCCTTAAAtccgagcagacacacacatcatgtgtCTCTGAGCTGGAACAGGCCAAAGTCCTATTTATAATGAACCTTTAGCAGCATGGAGTCGGGCGCATGCGCGGTGCGGGGCCGGAGCGTTGCAGACAGGGGCGGCCCGTTACCAGGCGAGCAGCGCAGCGCAGGGTCCGACACCGACGACGGCAGCGGCCACTGACAGAAGGAAACCTGCCAGCGCGATAACAGCACCCGTGAAATACAGTGAGTATGGaggcgcgcgtgtgtgtgtgcgtgggtttgcgcgtgtgtgtgtgtgtgtgaggaggaggagggtggccGCGACCTGCGCtgcgtcctgctgctgctctttgtttcAGCCAGGGATGCGTGGTTGGTTCCCAGGCGCTGAGCAGATCTCAGCCGACTCTCCGGAGATGTATCCGGGGGAGGCCTGCAGAGGGGGCCGCTGCAGGACCAGCGCTGCGGCTTTTCCCGAACGGCCTCATTTATTGTTCCCTGCTCGGGCTCGATATGTCAGACCCCCGCCCATCTGTcccagacttttttttttttttttactgcagtcATTATGGGAGCAAAGGCccagtggattttttttattttgtaaccaTGGGAGAATAGATTGACTCCCCCCGCCCTACCCTCGatgctataataataataaatccttCTTTATGAGGGATCGCTCGCTTCAGCTAATGTGGCCGGAACCTGCCTCGTCTTTATTGTGGCTGCCATGGGTGCAGGCTGCAGCCCCGTGGGGGAATGTGCATGTTGTAATGTGCATGCCGCCGATCGTGCGTTCACGCAGTGTTTTCGGCTGGAATCGTGCACAACGCAGGGTGCAGGTGAGGTGTAGCCGGTGTCATACctctcagctgcagccacatggTGCGACCTCGGAGACCATTTAAAGTCCCTCATCTTTACTGGTGTCACAATCCCAATGGAAATATAAGGGAGGCTTGCATTGGGCTGTCACATGTGGAAAGCTGCTCAGGGGTTTTTCTGTTTAatctggtggtggtggtggtggtgggggggggggggggggggagattgtGCTTACAACACATCTGTAGATTAAAACTTAAACCACATGGTGTTTACAGTCGGAAATCCAAGTGACACACAGGTCCAATATTGCTTGGTGGGGTTTACAGGCCCCATCAGCTGCAGTGGTTTCAGAGCCAGTCTGGGATATCTGATCTGaaaggacagggggggggggggggttctgtctcACCCTTACAGGACAGAAGGGAAGAAATGGTAGAAACCTGCAGAAAGTGGCCAACTCCCCTCCACATAGAGCTGTAGTTGCATTTAGGAAAAATGTCATCTTCAACATATTGAACGTTTAAACAGATCATATAGATTATAACGTTGGATGCTGATGGTGTAGACTGCAAATTAGAAATCCCTCAAGTGAATGAAGTCTACAGTTTAAACAACAATAGAAATATTCTGAAAGTTACTTAATTTATAGATAATGTCAAAGTTCCAGCTTGCCTTATGTGACACCAATTAAGATTTGGCTTTTTGCATGTTTGATCCTAAGTTTTTGGAGACGTCAACTTAAATTATAAAAAGGCTTTTTAACAATCATTGGACAAACAAGGATTGATTGAGGTAATCATCATTAGTTTTAACCCTTTATAAGTCAAGTGCAAAGTCCCAGATGTCTGATAGGATGGGTAAAGATATGGGGACGGAGAACGTCACTGTCAAGTCTTGATCAGATGATAACAGCAATTTGTTTACTTCCATTTACAGGTTAATAACTGAAATTATGATATTGTTATGATTTTTTGGGGGATATATTCTTGTGGATCTAAAGTTCGACCTAAATCCACTGAAAATGTCTAACCGTTGTTTTTTAGATCCAGCGAACTGATCACCCCTTtacttctctctgtttgtctcaggtAGGGGATGGCAGTGAATGTGTACTCCACGTCGGTGTCCATTGACAACCTCAGCCGACATGACATGCTGGCATGGGTCAACGACTCTTTGCATCTCGTCTACACCAAGATCGAACAGCTCTGTTCAGGTAAAGCTGAGAGTCGGTAGTCCCCGACCTTTGTCCCCAACAGGACGACGACACTAACCACCAcgtctttgtgttttccaggaGCCGCCTATTGCCAGTTCATGGACATGTTGTTTCCAGGCTGCATCCTCCTGAAGAAGGTCAAATTTCAAGCCAAGCTGGAGCATGAGTTTATACACAACTTCAAATGTCTTCAAGCAGCTTTCAAACGGATGGGTGTCGACAAGGTCAGAATCCTCTCATTACCATATTATTATGCATTTGACTGTATACTTTTGATTGCATTATCTCTTACACATGATGCTGAAGATGCATGTGGAATCACACAGAGCTACTCAAGCCTTTCCCGCTTCCCTTCTCCAGATCATTCCCGTGGAAAAGCTCGTAAAAGGGAAGTTCCAGGACAACTTTGAATTCGTGCAGTGGTTCAAGAAGTTCTTCGATGCCAACTACGACGGGAAGGAGTACGACCCTTTACTATGCAGACAGGGTCAGGACATGGCCCCTTCCCCCAACCCAGGTGATCACTTTATCCACAAACCAAAGAGACACCCAGGTAAACCCGACAGTTTTGCCGTTGCTGCACGGCCTGGCTGAGCTTTGGATGGCCCGAAGGCGCTCCCTGCAAGCAAGCAGAATGACTGCTGCCCTCTTTAGGTCCATCTCAGTGCCCAGCATTCACAGGCAACATGACACTGTGACTCTGGTGGGATTGTAGTAAATCACCTCAGTGTGCGGCGGGGTATCACACTCCGCTCACGCAACTTCAGTGTGAACTTGCTCTCCCACTTGTAATTCGTCAGGGACCCGTTATACCAGAGGACCTAAAGAAATGTCAAATGCAGCATTGCTTTCCTGTGTCCCGCCTGACACAGGTGCAGCTTCATCTGCCTGAAAGCTGGACAGATACAAAACTAAGTGTGTGTCATTTTACTAACAAGAGTAATGTCAGCCTGAACAGCCTTGTTCTGTCTCCATGAGAGCTTTCTGCTTGGAAATCATGGTGCAAGATTATAATTTGATTTGTAGCTTCTCATACGCCTGCCGAGTGACTTTGCCACTGGCGTGCTGTGTGGTTGCAAATGGgcatttattataaaaatggTAGTATTGCATATAAAAATGGTAGTATTGCAAGTTGCCATGTTTTGTCTTTGATGTGAAACTCCTCTGCTGAAGCACTTATAGAGGCTTGGCAGTtttcaaacttcattttcaacCTTCTCTTAACGTAAATTCTACAATTAGCTTCTTTAAAATCTGGCAATATCaatttgtgtcttttatatTAATCACCAAAACATCATATCAAAGGCACAACATTATGCTTCAA
Proteins encoded in this window:
- the mapre3a gene encoding microtubule-associated protein RP/EB family member 3a isoform X2, which gives rise to MAVNVYSTSVSIDNLSRHDMLAWVNDSLHLVYTKIEQLCSGAAYCQFMDMLFPGCILLKKVKFQAKLEHEFIHNFKCLQAAFKRMGVDKIIPVEKLVKGKFQDNFEFVQWFKKFFDANYDGKEYDPLLCRQGQDMAPSPNPGPQRTSPTVPKIMPTPQRVQHNTPALRKNPSLSRNGGSDAEMMELNQQVMEMKLTVDGLEKERDFYFSKLRDIELICQENESDTNPVLSRIIHILYATEDGFAPPEDEELEEQAHLDQDEY
- the mapre3a gene encoding microtubule-associated protein RP/EB family member 3a isoform X1 — translated: MAVNVYSTSVSIDNLSRHDMLAWVNDSLHLVYTKIEQLCSGAAYCQFMDMLFPGCILLKKVKFQAKLEHEFIHNFKCLQAAFKRMGVDKIIPVEKLVKGKFQDNFEFVQWFKKFFDANYDGKEYDPLLCRQGQDMAPSPNPGDHFIHKPKRHPGPQRTSPTVPKIMPTPQRVQHNTPALRKNPSLSRNGGSDAEMMELNQQVMEMKLTVDGLEKERDFYFSKLRDIELICQENESDTNPVLSRIIHILYATEDGFAPPEDEELEEQAHLDQDEY